A single genomic interval of Aureliella helgolandensis harbors:
- a CDS encoding sigma-70 family RNA polymerase sigma factor: MQGPETRASLIGKLRVPASQEAWTEFVELYRPLVIRVARAKGLQHADAEDLAQDVLATVGRAVDSFDPAAEGSFRGWLFKITRNLCINHLTRGRGPIGSGDSDVQRILLQLPADEATVTLFATEHRRMRFRQAAEALKPSFQESTWLSFWWTTVEGRSIESVAEALGKTNGSVRVARCRVLAKLKEALQQQD; encoded by the coding sequence TTGCAAGGTCCCGAAACACGAGCATCTTTGATTGGCAAACTGCGCGTTCCAGCTTCCCAGGAAGCCTGGACCGAGTTTGTTGAACTTTACCGACCGCTAGTGATTCGGGTGGCTCGCGCCAAAGGGCTGCAGCACGCCGATGCCGAGGACTTGGCGCAAGACGTGCTGGCCACGGTTGGCCGGGCTGTCGACTCTTTCGATCCTGCCGCAGAAGGTTCCTTTCGAGGCTGGTTGTTCAAGATTACTCGCAATTTGTGCATCAATCACCTGACTCGCGGTCGTGGGCCGATTGGTTCAGGGGATAGCGACGTGCAGCGGATACTCCTCCAACTGCCAGCCGACGAGGCTACTGTGACTCTGTTTGCAACGGAGCACCGTCGAATGCGATTTCGTCAAGCTGCGGAAGCGTTGAAGCCTAGTTTTCAAGAATCGACTTGGCTCTCGTTCTGGTGGACGACGGTGGAAGGGCGTTCCATTGAATCGGTCGCCGAAGCACTTGGCAAGACGAATGGCAGCGTGCGCGTGGCGCGGTGCCGCGTGCTCGCGAAACTGAAAGAAGCCCTTCAACAACAGGACTAA
- a CDS encoding fumarylacetoacetate hydrolase family protein, whose protein sequence is MKLCRFQQAGAARCGLYHEHYVLPLDDLAAAEGEKVVAEAIHGGELERLLPSDSPSWRTLTDLVQESEQNPILARLAIPLTEVTLLPPIARPPKLLLLAGNYAAHVEESGEIAAERERTFPYVFMKPPSTTLIGNAQPVVLPAQSSERIDHEIELAVIIGRKARNVNASEALSFVAGYTIINDISDRGFRPNPNRQERPRDKFFDWQHGKWHDGFCPCGPCLVTADEIPDPQTLQLELTIDGEVRQQSTTAEQVFSIAQVIEFLSTWMTLEPGDIISTGTPAGVGNASGKYLRAGQTMQAKISSIGILTNPIVAQ, encoded by the coding sequence ATGAAGCTGTGCCGTTTTCAACAAGCTGGGGCCGCACGCTGCGGTCTCTATCATGAGCATTACGTGTTGCCGCTCGATGATCTAGCAGCAGCCGAGGGTGAAAAGGTGGTTGCCGAAGCGATCCATGGTGGCGAGCTTGAACGCCTCCTCCCGAGTGACTCTCCCTCCTGGCGGACGCTCACCGATTTAGTGCAAGAGTCCGAGCAGAATCCGATTCTGGCACGCCTGGCCATTCCGCTCACAGAAGTCACGTTGCTACCACCTATCGCCCGGCCTCCCAAGCTCCTGCTGTTGGCCGGAAACTATGCGGCCCATGTCGAGGAGTCGGGGGAGATCGCGGCTGAGCGCGAACGCACCTTCCCCTATGTCTTCATGAAACCCCCGTCGACGACGCTGATCGGTAACGCGCAGCCCGTCGTCTTGCCCGCGCAATCCTCCGAACGAATCGACCACGAAATCGAACTGGCCGTCATCATCGGGCGCAAGGCTCGCAATGTGAACGCCTCCGAAGCGCTGAGCTTCGTGGCTGGATATACGATCATCAACGACATCTCCGATCGTGGTTTTCGTCCCAATCCGAATCGACAAGAGCGGCCGCGCGACAAATTCTTCGATTGGCAGCATGGTAAATGGCACGATGGCTTCTGTCCCTGCGGCCCCTGCCTCGTCACCGCCGATGAAATCCCCGACCCGCAGACGCTACAGCTGGAATTGACGATTGACGGCGAAGTGAGGCAACAGTCCACCACGGCAGAGCAGGTGTTCTCGATCGCCCAAGTCATCGAATTTCTGTCGACGTGGATGACCCTCGAACCAGGGGATATTATCTCAACCGGCACCCCTGCTGGAGTCGGAAATGCAAGTGGAAAATACCTGCGGGCCGGACAAACCATGCAAGCCAAAATTTCTAGCATCGGTATCCTGACCAACCCCATTGTCGCCCAGTAG
- the bioB gene encoding biotin synthase BioB, whose protein sequence is MISDLSSTLATDSRWHQLALQVLEGKHITSVQAEEILRTSDDELLELLAGAYRLRHKHFGKSVQLYFLVNAKSGLCPEDCGYCSQSKLSKAPIDKYRMLSADQLLDGARLAAERGSKTYCIVISGRAPNEREMTAVEMVVPQVKEKYDLKICACLGLLNDTNAQRLKACGVDRVNHNLNTGKEHYDKICSTHTYEDRVDTLKNVRSAGLELCSGGIIGMGETPSDLVSMAMELRELQVESIPLNFMHAIEGTPLEKEGNLTPQDCLRALCMMRFVNPASELRIAGGREKHLRSLQPLSLYVANSLFVGDYLTTKGQPPESDYQMIADLGFEITRTEFDSP, encoded by the coding sequence ATGATTTCAGACCTAAGTTCAACCCTGGCAACAGACAGTCGTTGGCACCAACTGGCCCTACAAGTCCTTGAGGGTAAGCATATCACCAGCGTACAGGCAGAAGAGATCCTGCGCACCTCGGACGACGAACTGCTGGAATTGCTTGCCGGAGCCTACCGCTTGCGCCACAAGCATTTTGGCAAATCGGTTCAGCTCTACTTCTTGGTGAATGCCAAGAGTGGGCTCTGCCCAGAAGATTGCGGCTACTGCTCACAGTCCAAACTCTCCAAGGCCCCGATCGACAAGTACCGCATGCTCTCCGCCGATCAGTTGCTCGACGGAGCACGCCTGGCCGCTGAGCGTGGTTCCAAAACATACTGCATTGTCATCAGTGGTCGTGCACCAAACGAACGAGAAATGACGGCGGTCGAGATGGTCGTCCCGCAAGTCAAAGAGAAATACGACCTGAAGATCTGCGCTTGTCTGGGGCTGCTCAACGATACCAACGCGCAGCGTCTTAAGGCCTGCGGCGTAGACCGTGTGAATCACAACCTGAATACCGGCAAAGAACACTACGACAAAATCTGCTCAACGCACACCTACGAAGACCGCGTCGACACCTTGAAAAATGTCCGTTCCGCAGGACTGGAATTGTGCAGTGGCGGCATCATCGGCATGGGGGAAACGCCCAGCGATCTAGTCTCCATGGCGATGGAATTGCGAGAATTGCAAGTCGAATCGATCCCCTTGAACTTCATGCATGCCATTGAGGGCACACCGCTTGAGAAGGAGGGGAACTTGACCCCTCAAGATTGCTTGCGAGCTTTATGCATGATGCGATTTGTAAATCCAGCCAGCGAGCTGCGGATTGCAGGCGGCCGCGAGAAGCACTTGCGTTCCCTGCAACCACTGAGCCTGTATGTTGCCAACAGCCTGTTTGTGGGCGATTACCTGACCACCAAGGGACAGCCTCCCGAGTCCGATTATCAGATGATTGCGGATCTTGGATTCGAGATCACTCGCACCGAGTTTGATTCACCGTAG
- the recG gene encoding ATP-dependent DNA helicase RecG, producing MSTANPTRQDLLQEVRFLKSVGMSRAPLLGRLGIYRAMDLLFFFPRAYEAPAPIQGVELFTNGTQVTFVGTVQELDERVTQNGKHMLGVQIAADGGGFVRLLWFNQPFRKDSLKPGTRITATGLPRSTVLNWEMVQPQIRLLEADEVPEGRRPLAIYPLTEGLKAAGMRFIMQESLPDLIPLIEEVLPTELRERLGVLDIASALHAIHFPDSLAEAEQGQARFKAQELLVLQLALSLQRAAREGSAKAPVCEPSGKIHSRILNRLPFQLTQDQATSVAEIGRDMARDIPMNRLLQGDVGSGKTVVAQYAMLLCVAHGCQATLMAPTEVLARQHAGTLDRSLASSRVRVALLTGSLSTRQRRETIERVASGEVDLLVGTQAILSDEVVFHQLGLVIVDEQHKFGVMQRAKLRTDASQPHYLVLSATPIPRTIAMTAFGDLDVSTIRSKPPGRAPVHTYVAPKDSLDSWWRFVEEQLKQGRQAYVIAPRVAEVDPESDVASAEGFYEHLRKQVFGHRAVGLLHGRMDGADKESVLEQFASGDLDILVATTVVEVGIDVPNATVMTILDANRLGLSQLHQLRGRVSRGTHAGFVCAVPTSGCEPQDNARLQAFEQSDDGFELAEMDLRLRGPGDLLGTSQSGLPPLRIANLVDDAQWVALAQEVAREILQQDPNMESPAFAKLKQQTLRRYGESMQLGDVG from the coding sequence ATGAGCACAGCCAACCCAACCCGCCAGGATTTGCTGCAGGAGGTGCGGTTCCTCAAAAGCGTGGGGATGTCGCGCGCGCCGCTCTTGGGGCGGCTGGGGATCTATCGCGCGATGGATCTCCTGTTCTTCTTCCCCAGGGCCTACGAGGCGCCCGCGCCGATCCAAGGCGTAGAGCTGTTTACCAATGGCACCCAAGTGACCTTTGTGGGAACCGTCCAGGAGCTCGATGAACGGGTAACTCAGAATGGAAAGCACATGCTGGGCGTCCAGATCGCTGCCGACGGTGGGGGCTTCGTGCGATTGTTGTGGTTTAACCAGCCCTTCCGCAAAGATTCGCTCAAGCCGGGGACTCGGATAACCGCGACCGGCTTGCCGCGCTCTACCGTGCTCAATTGGGAAATGGTCCAACCCCAGATTCGCCTCTTAGAAGCGGATGAAGTCCCTGAGGGCAGGAGGCCGCTAGCCATCTACCCGCTCACCGAGGGACTCAAGGCAGCGGGAATGCGGTTTATCATGCAGGAGTCTTTGCCCGATTTAATCCCGTTGATCGAAGAAGTGCTGCCTACCGAGTTGCGCGAACGACTGGGCGTGCTCGATATTGCTTCCGCTCTGCATGCGATTCACTTTCCCGATTCGCTGGCTGAGGCCGAGCAGGGACAGGCTCGGTTTAAGGCGCAAGAGTTACTCGTGCTGCAATTGGCTCTCAGCCTGCAACGAGCAGCACGCGAAGGCTCAGCCAAGGCCCCCGTGTGCGAGCCGAGCGGCAAGATTCATTCGCGAATTCTCAATCGCTTGCCTTTTCAATTGACCCAAGACCAAGCGACTTCGGTGGCGGAGATTGGCCGCGATATGGCTCGCGACATTCCCATGAACCGCTTGCTGCAGGGAGATGTGGGGAGCGGTAAGACCGTCGTGGCCCAGTACGCCATGCTGCTGTGCGTGGCTCACGGCTGTCAAGCAACTTTGATGGCTCCGACCGAAGTGCTCGCCCGCCAACATGCTGGCACGCTCGACCGCAGCCTGGCAAGCAGCCGAGTCCGCGTCGCACTGCTCACGGGGAGCCTCAGCACACGCCAGCGCCGCGAGACGATCGAACGCGTGGCCAGCGGTGAAGTCGACCTGCTGGTGGGGACGCAAGCCATTCTTTCCGATGAAGTCGTGTTCCATCAACTCGGTTTAGTAATCGTCGATGAACAACACAAGTTCGGGGTGATGCAGCGCGCCAAACTGCGGACCGATGCCTCTCAACCTCACTACTTGGTGCTCAGTGCGACTCCCATTCCACGCACCATCGCAATGACTGCTTTCGGAGATCTCGATGTCTCGACGATTCGAAGCAAGCCGCCCGGTCGCGCTCCCGTGCACACTTATGTCGCCCCCAAGGATTCACTCGACTCCTGGTGGAGATTTGTCGAAGAGCAATTAAAGCAGGGACGCCAAGCCTACGTCATTGCGCCGCGCGTTGCCGAGGTCGATCCGGAGAGTGACGTGGCGAGTGCCGAGGGGTTCTATGAACACCTGCGCAAGCAAGTGTTCGGGCATCGTGCGGTCGGCTTGTTGCATGGCCGAATGGATGGAGCCGACAAGGAGTCCGTGCTTGAGCAGTTCGCCAGCGGTGATCTGGATATCCTGGTCGCTACCACCGTGGTCGAAGTGGGCATCGACGTTCCCAACGCGACCGTGATGACCATTCTAGATGCCAATCGCCTTGGGCTCAGTCAATTGCACCAGCTGCGAGGTCGAGTCTCGCGCGGGACTCATGCCGGCTTTGTTTGCGCTGTGCCCACGTCGGGATGCGAGCCGCAGGATAATGCTCGCTTGCAGGCATTCGAGCAGAGCGATGATGGTTTCGAATTGGCCGAAATGGATCTGCGACTCCGAGGCCCGGGAGACCTCCTCGGCACCTCGCAGAGTGGGCTTCCGCCGCTGCGCATTGCGAATCTAGTGGACGATGCTCAGTGGGTGGCCCTGGCCCAGGAAGTCGCTCGCGAAATCCTTCAGCAAGATCCGAACATGGAGTCGCCAGCGTTTGCCAAGCTGAAGCAACAGACGCTGAGACGCTATGGCGAGTCCATGCAGTTGGGAGATGTTGGATAG
- the sugE gene encoding quaternary ammonium compound efflux SMR transporter SugE, with amino-acid sequence MAWLILFLAGLFEIGWAIGLKYSQGFTQFWPSVFTIVSLTISFVLLGVAVRSLPLGTAYAVWTGIGAIGTVTLAIFLFGEAANSMRLLCVALIVTGIIGLKFSTAENAELDSPAEPDSAVIESH; translated from the coding sequence ATGGCTTGGTTGATTCTTTTTTTAGCTGGCTTGTTCGAGATCGGCTGGGCAATTGGTCTGAAGTACAGTCAGGGGTTTACGCAGTTTTGGCCGTCTGTTTTCACCATCGTATCCCTGACGATTAGCTTCGTTTTGCTAGGGGTCGCGGTGCGTTCGCTGCCGCTCGGAACCGCCTATGCGGTGTGGACGGGGATTGGTGCCATCGGGACCGTGACGCTCGCCATTTTTCTGTTCGGTGAAGCGGCGAATTCGATGCGTTTGCTGTGTGTGGCTTTAATTGTTACCGGCATCATCGGCCTCAAGTTCTCGACGGCCGAGAACGCGGAACTCGATTCTCCTGCCGAGCCTGATTCGGCGGTTATCGAGTCACACTGA
- a CDS encoding PAS and helix-turn-helix domain-containing protein, with product MPSPNANLQSTNRLLPSGKTIRQDPPDLPPMSVWNALSCTPGIGVSITDAEGRLLFVNDTAMQLFSQELEVEYRGKHIADFHPPDFVQERLGMIAQVLNSQHPLALSHIYHGQRIASTVWPILDSRPPHNRVIVISRLITGKECVQVENQEIGKINTKFIDLGPLSVLTRRELEVLILLGQGINVPRTATILHRSPKTIQRHKAAISEKLNLRGHAELVALVSSLGLQLSDAHLKRLPRKLSPLKRT from the coding sequence ATGCCATCTCCTAACGCGAATCTCCAATCCACCAACCGCTTACTCCCCAGTGGAAAGACGATCCGGCAAGACCCACCGGACCTCCCGCCCATGTCGGTGTGGAATGCTCTTTCCTGCACGCCAGGGATCGGCGTTAGCATCACGGATGCCGAGGGCCGCCTCCTGTTCGTCAACGATACCGCCATGCAACTATTCTCCCAGGAATTGGAGGTCGAGTACCGAGGCAAACACATTGCCGACTTCCATCCACCCGACTTCGTCCAAGAGCGGCTGGGGATGATCGCACAGGTCCTGAACAGCCAGCATCCGCTAGCACTCAGCCACATTTATCACGGGCAACGCATTGCTTCGACCGTCTGGCCGATCTTAGATTCTCGACCGCCACACAACCGAGTGATCGTGATCTCGCGTCTGATCACAGGGAAGGAGTGCGTTCAAGTTGAAAATCAAGAGATCGGCAAGATCAACACCAAGTTCATTGACTTGGGCCCCTTGTCCGTGCTGACCCGTCGGGAGCTCGAGGTATTGATCCTGCTTGGGCAAGGAATCAATGTACCGCGAACCGCCACCATCTTGCATCGCAGTCCCAAGACGATTCAACGGCACAAGGCGGCTATCAGCGAAAAGCTCAACCTCCGCGGACATGCCGAACTGGTCGCCCTCGTCAGTTCGCTGGGATTGCAGCTGAGCGACGCCCACCTCAAACGCCTTCCTCGCAAGCTCTCTCCACTGAAACGCACCTGA
- a CDS encoding outer membrane protein assembly factor BamB family protein, whose translation MRKHKLLPLFIALLLSCTTVLADNWAHWRGPTGNGTAPHATPPLHFSDTQNVKWKVPIPGRSSGSPAIWETQVFVVTAVSTTDPATPGQDGRQRGVATPNLAFKVLCFDRETGSLQWERTAITATPHQDTHVTNSFASASPCTDGERVYASFGSQGLFCYSTTGNLVWKRTDFGPMRTRLSFGEGSSPTLEGNLLLHPWDHEGQSYLYAIDKLTGETVWRTARDEPTAWSTPLVVDHQGRKQVVLNGQNFVRSYDLKTGQELWRCAGQTERPVSSAVFDGEHVIVGSGYRGAFVGAFKPDGHGDIGGTDKVAWTIERDAPDIGSPMLSEDRLYFYKGKSGLLSCVDAKTGKFHYSAERLPGLVSTYASPVAADGRVYLTDRSGVIVVIEDSPKLKILATSSMRETVDTTLAPVDDQIFIRGENHLFCIESQE comes from the coding sequence ATGCGAAAACATAAACTCCTGCCACTCTTCATAGCGTTGCTCCTCTCATGCACCACGGTACTGGCCGACAATTGGGCTCACTGGCGAGGCCCAACGGGGAACGGCACCGCACCCCATGCGACTCCGCCTCTCCATTTCAGCGACACCCAAAATGTGAAATGGAAAGTGCCCATTCCTGGCCGCAGTTCGGGCTCGCCAGCAATCTGGGAAACGCAGGTGTTTGTGGTCACGGCTGTCTCCACCACCGATCCGGCTACACCGGGCCAAGATGGACGGCAGCGAGGAGTCGCGACGCCCAACCTGGCCTTTAAAGTCCTGTGCTTCGACCGTGAAACGGGCAGTCTTCAGTGGGAGAGAACGGCCATCACGGCCACTCCCCATCAAGATACCCATGTGACGAACAGCTTCGCTTCGGCCTCTCCCTGCACCGACGGCGAGCGAGTTTATGCCTCCTTCGGCTCCCAGGGGCTTTTCTGCTATTCGACAACCGGGAACCTAGTTTGGAAGCGTACCGATTTTGGCCCCATGCGAACGCGACTCAGTTTCGGTGAGGGGAGCTCCCCGACTCTGGAGGGAAACCTGCTGCTCCACCCCTGGGACCACGAGGGGCAATCCTACCTGTATGCGATCGACAAGTTGACTGGGGAAACGGTCTGGAGAACCGCGAGAGACGAACCGACCGCTTGGTCCACACCGCTGGTGGTCGACCATCAGGGACGAAAACAGGTTGTGCTGAACGGCCAGAATTTCGTGCGATCCTACGACTTGAAGACTGGTCAGGAATTGTGGCGGTGCGCGGGGCAGACGGAACGTCCGGTGTCCTCAGCGGTTTTCGATGGAGAACACGTGATTGTGGGAAGTGGTTATCGTGGTGCGTTTGTGGGAGCGTTTAAACCCGATGGCCATGGAGACATCGGCGGGACCGACAAAGTGGCCTGGACCATTGAGCGCGACGCACCCGATATCGGCTCACCCATGCTCAGCGAAGATCGCCTCTATTTCTACAAGGGCAAGTCGGGCTTGCTCAGCTGTGTCGATGCCAAGACTGGAAAATTCCATTATTCAGCGGAGCGGTTGCCGGGCCTTGTGAGCACTTACGCCTCCCCCGTGGCTGCTGACGGCCGGGTCTACTTGACCGATCGCAGTGGCGTCATCGTCGTCATCGAAGATTCCCCCAAGCTCAAGATCTTAGCGACCAGCTCCATGCGCGAAACGGTCGATACGACACTCGCACCCGTCGACGACCAGATCTTCATTCGTGGCGAAAACCATCTGTTTTGCATCGAGTCGCAGGAATAG
- a CDS encoding calcium/sodium antiporter, whose translation MDMSIGWAILGIIGGLVALVIGGELLVRGASLLATALRISPLIIGLTVVAFGTSAPELGVSLQAALTGNADVAIGNVVGSNIFNILLILGLAAVVTPLVVSSQLIRADVPIMIGASLALWGFSLDQRLERWEGAVLFVSLLGYIVFCIRQSRHESAAVVQEFAQELPKPSTWTSRRSIQISLMIVGLVLLGFGSHWLVGGAVKIATVLGVSKLIIGLTIVAAGTSLPEVVTSVVASLRGERDIAVGNVIGSNLFNILCVLGLSSIISPQGIAIAKDALEFDIPVMVAVAVVCFPIFLTGNLIARWEGGLLLFYYVAYTLLIVLSETYPEHGTWFASILAYVVVPLTLLTLVGSLVWARRNRQSAESLP comes from the coding sequence ATGGATATGTCTATCGGCTGGGCGATTCTCGGAATTATCGGTGGGCTAGTGGCATTGGTGATCGGCGGAGAATTGCTGGTTCGCGGCGCTTCGCTGCTAGCAACCGCGCTCCGCATTTCTCCTCTAATCATCGGATTGACGGTGGTCGCTTTCGGAACCAGCGCGCCTGAGTTGGGGGTTAGCTTGCAAGCCGCACTAACCGGCAATGCGGATGTGGCAATCGGCAATGTGGTGGGTAGTAATATCTTTAACATCCTGTTGATCCTGGGATTGGCGGCGGTGGTTACCCCGTTGGTCGTTTCCAGTCAGTTGATCCGAGCCGACGTGCCCATCATGATTGGTGCCTCTCTTGCGCTGTGGGGGTTCAGCTTGGATCAGCGTCTTGAGCGTTGGGAAGGTGCGGTCCTGTTTGTGTCGCTGCTGGGTTACATCGTCTTTTGCATTCGGCAGAGTCGCCACGAGTCCGCTGCGGTGGTGCAGGAATTTGCGCAGGAGCTGCCTAAACCCAGCACATGGACGTCGCGTCGCAGCATTCAAATCTCGTTGATGATTGTGGGACTGGTGCTGTTGGGCTTCGGCTCCCATTGGTTGGTTGGCGGCGCAGTGAAGATCGCCACCGTACTGGGCGTTAGCAAGTTGATTATTGGTCTGACCATCGTGGCGGCCGGGACCTCGCTGCCCGAAGTGGTGACTTCGGTTGTTGCCAGTTTGCGAGGGGAGCGCGATATTGCTGTCGGCAATGTGATTGGTAGCAATCTATTCAACATTCTTTGCGTGCTGGGGTTGAGCAGCATCATTTCGCCGCAAGGCATTGCGATTGCCAAGGATGCACTGGAATTTGACATTCCAGTCATGGTGGCGGTGGCGGTGGTTTGCTTCCCTATTTTTCTGACTGGGAATCTCATTGCCCGTTGGGAAGGAGGATTGCTACTGTTCTACTACGTGGCCTACACCTTGTTGATCGTCTTGTCGGAGACCTATCCAGAGCATGGTACGTGGTTCGCATCGATTCTGGCTTACGTGGTGGTTCCCTTGACGCTATTGACGCTCGTTGGATCCCTTGTTTGGGCGCGTCGCAATCGCCAGTCCGCCGAAAGTCTGCCGTGA
- a CDS encoding GNAT family N-acetyltransferase, with protein MPENVPSSNTPLSRSTVKPEVAQLVIRHATLADAAKIVDFNCAISRETEGKELDREVVARGVARGIRQGDEVTYFVAEADQDLAGCLMLTREWSDWRDGWLVWIQSVYVTQEFRGRGVFRRLLETATERVQQDPDVVGLRLYVEVENERAQQVYRKTGFQDPNYKVLEKLF; from the coding sequence ATGCCAGAGAATGTCCCAAGCTCCAACACACCACTCTCGCGCTCGACCGTCAAACCCGAAGTGGCGCAGTTGGTGATCCGCCATGCCACCCTGGCGGACGCAGCAAAGATTGTGGATTTCAACTGCGCAATCTCGCGTGAAACCGAAGGCAAAGAGCTCGATCGCGAGGTGGTTGCTAGAGGGGTTGCCCGCGGAATTCGCCAAGGCGATGAAGTCACCTACTTCGTAGCGGAAGCTGACCAGGACTTAGCCGGCTGCTTGATGCTAACGCGTGAGTGGAGTGACTGGCGGGATGGATGGCTGGTATGGATCCAAAGCGTCTACGTCACCCAGGAGTTTCGTGGTCGCGGCGTCTTTCGGCGACTGCTCGAGACGGCAACCGAACGCGTGCAACAAGATCCGGATGTCGTGGGCTTGCGACTCTATGTTGAAGTCGAAAATGAAAGAGCCCAGCAAGTCTATCGCAAAACGGGCTTCCAAGACCCCAACTACAAAGTGCTCGAAAAGCTATTCTAG
- a CDS encoding arylsulfatase B, whose translation MNRSLVLVLSFLYVSLDSVLESSMAQQLQPSRPNIVMILSDDMGYGQPGFTGGNPELTPNIDRLAAQGMQLTQFYTHSVCAPTRAAFLTGRYPFRTWSDWRSEDFGKPSYLKSLGLELPVNELGEKTRRIHALDTEERTVAEALQEVGYFTSIIGKWHCGEWLKENLPMQQGFDHQYGHYAWGIDYNTFLIEHNAPAPFHVYDWHRNEQPIQETGYTTDLIASEFERVLAQQSEERPFFIYVPFNAVHGPINTVPRHTDKYSASDAALKCYDEAVGRILASIDANGFAENTLVICTNDNGGLTEASNKPWRGTKNTTFEGGVHVPCIMRWPGMTVPGSHRDGMMHITDCFATFATLAGSTLEQPRPLDSFNMSEMLFAEAASPRTEIVYEVSGSVRVPTLRQGDFKLMGELLFNLVDDPAETTDVAAQHPELVQRMTARLQELGSQRPPLGDKPLLMTPALPYVYGEAEAKHPPQWLIEAVDQARALQPQEWPEGKTPWPQAPEGISIDYSK comes from the coding sequence ATGAATCGGTCTCTCGTTTTAGTACTATCGTTCCTGTACGTTTCCTTGGACAGTGTGCTGGAGTCTAGCATGGCGCAACAACTCCAGCCCAGTCGGCCAAATATCGTGATGATTTTGTCCGACGACATGGGGTATGGTCAGCCAGGTTTTACCGGTGGTAACCCTGAACTTACGCCAAATATAGATCGCTTGGCCGCACAAGGAATGCAGCTTACCCAGTTTTATACGCATTCGGTCTGCGCACCCACGCGTGCCGCCTTCCTGACCGGGCGCTATCCCTTTCGCACCTGGAGCGACTGGCGGAGTGAGGATTTCGGTAAGCCCAGCTACCTCAAATCGCTTGGATTGGAGTTGCCAGTGAACGAACTTGGGGAAAAGACGCGGCGCATCCATGCCCTGGATACTGAGGAACGCACGGTGGCAGAGGCCCTGCAGGAAGTGGGGTATTTTACTTCGATTATTGGCAAATGGCACTGCGGAGAATGGCTCAAAGAAAATTTACCGATGCAGCAGGGTTTCGACCATCAGTATGGACACTATGCATGGGGAATCGACTACAACACCTTCCTGATCGAGCACAATGCGCCCGCTCCCTTCCACGTCTACGACTGGCACCGCAACGAACAACCCATTCAAGAAACGGGCTACACGACCGACTTGATCGCCAGCGAATTTGAGCGAGTGCTGGCTCAGCAATCTGAAGAGCGGCCCTTCTTTATCTACGTCCCCTTCAACGCCGTCCACGGCCCCATCAATACGGTGCCGCGTCACACCGACAAGTATTCGGCCAGCGACGCGGCCCTCAAATGCTACGACGAAGCCGTGGGGCGCATCCTGGCCTCCATCGACGCCAACGGGTTTGCGGAGAACACGCTGGTCATCTGCACCAATGACAATGGTGGCCTAACCGAAGCCAGCAACAAACCGTGGCGCGGTACAAAGAACACGACCTTTGAAGGAGGAGTGCACGTGCCCTGCATCATGCGTTGGCCCGGAATGACGGTGCCAGGAAGCCACCGGGATGGCATGATGCATATCACCGACTGTTTTGCGACCTTCGCAACATTGGCAGGCAGCACGCTGGAGCAACCCCGCCCCCTCGACAGCTTCAATATGAGTGAAATGCTGTTTGCCGAGGCTGCCAGCCCCCGAACCGAAATCGTCTACGAGGTGTCCGGTAGTGTGCGAGTACCAACGCTCCGTCAAGGTGATTTCAAGTTGATGGGAGAGCTGCTATTCAATTTAGTCGACGACCCAGCCGAAACGACCGATGTCGCTGCGCAGCATCCCGAACTCGTCCAACGCATGACCGCGCGACTGCAGGAGCTGGGCAGTCAACGACCTCCGCTCGGCGACAAACCGTTGTTAATGACCCCAGCGCTCCCCTACGTATACGGCGAAGCAGAGGCCAAACATCCTCCGCAATGGTTGATTGAAGCGGTCGACCAAGCTCGTGCGTTGCAACCCCAAGAATGGCCCGAAGGCAAAACGCCATGGCCCCAGGCGCCCGAGGGAATTAGCATCGATTACTCGAAGTGA